One stretch of Cohnella algarum DNA includes these proteins:
- the hisD gene encoding histidinol dehydrogenase, which produces MPKESLIYGIPAEQEALAERFKKHKTLFNRDDLNGIKAIFDDVGANGDRAVFEMTRKFDEVAIDRIVLSEAFVRQSVESLSPSLRSAIDHAIRNVREANLALLPESWEKEIRPGTVIGENVRPLQSVGIWIPARKGPLVSTAIMLVVAAKAAGVPNIVVGMPPLKDGNGDPGTVAAAKLAGADSFVIGNGVSIIAGFAQGTESIPEVDGIFGPGPGGIAAAMSVAMTYGKKSVLGIGPTECMILADETADPLKVAYDLINEGEHGPDSSSILVTNSSSLAQKVEALLGSCIDEFEEKRKEFLRRVFGPEGKGAIVVAPDMRQACEFVDWFAPEHLMIVCDKDAERELVGRIRNAGEILIGDNTPFSAANYGIGITAVLPTNHYARIFSGITAKDMIKYSTIGKLSHDALREIYPIIKELGTYEQLPAHVKAAEIRLTKAPSS; this is translated from the coding sequence ATGCCAAAAGAAAGTCTGATCTACGGCATTCCTGCCGAGCAAGAAGCGTTGGCCGAACGATTCAAAAAACATAAAACCCTGTTCAACAGAGACGATCTGAACGGAATCAAAGCCATTTTCGACGATGTCGGAGCGAACGGCGACCGCGCGGTGTTCGAGATGACCCGGAAGTTCGACGAAGTGGCGATCGACCGGATCGTTCTTTCGGAGGCATTCGTCCGGCAGAGCGTCGAATCGCTTTCGCCGTCGCTCCGTTCCGCGATCGACCACGCCATTCGCAACGTTCGGGAGGCGAACTTGGCCCTTCTGCCCGAATCCTGGGAGAAGGAAATTCGGCCCGGCACGGTGATCGGCGAGAACGTCCGGCCGCTGCAATCGGTCGGAATCTGGATTCCCGCCCGAAAAGGTCCGCTGGTCTCCACCGCGATCATGCTGGTCGTCGCCGCCAAAGCGGCGGGGGTCCCGAACATTGTCGTCGGCATGCCGCCGCTTAAGGACGGCAACGGCGATCCCGGCACGGTGGCGGCCGCGAAGCTGGCCGGGGCGGACTCGTTCGTCATCGGGAACGGCGTGTCGATCATCGCGGGATTCGCTCAAGGAACCGAATCCATACCGGAGGTCGACGGCATCTTCGGTCCCGGACCCGGCGGGATCGCGGCCGCGATGAGCGTGGCCATGACCTACGGCAAAAAAAGCGTGCTCGGCATCGGCCCGACGGAATGCATGATCCTGGCCGACGAAACCGCCGATCCGCTGAAGGTCGCTTACGATCTGATCAACGAAGGGGAGCACGGCCCCGATTCGTCGTCCATTCTCGTGACGAACTCTTCGTCCCTTGCGCAGAAGGTCGAAGCGCTGCTTGGGTCATGCATCGACGAGTTCGAAGAGAAGCGCAAGGAATTTCTGCGCCGCGTCTTCGGCCCCGAAGGCAAGGGAGCGATCGTGGTCGCGCCGGATATGCGGCAGGCATGCGAATTCGTGGACTGGTTCGCGCCGGAACATTTGATGATCGTCTGCGACAAGGATGCGGAACGGGAGCTTGTCGGCCGAATCCGCAATGCGGGAGAAATTCTGATCGGCGACAACACGCCTTTCTCCGCGGCGAATTACGGAATCGGCATAACGGCGGTGCTGCCGACCAACCACTACGCGCGGATTTTCTCCGGAATCACCGCGAAGGATATGATCAAATATTCGACGATCGGGAAATTGAGCCACGACGCCTTGAGGGAAATTTATCCGATCATCAAGGAGCTGGGGACTTACGAACAGTTGCCCGCCCATGTGAAAGCGGCGGAGATTCGCTTGACGAAAGCCCCTTCGTCGTGA
- a CDS encoding cupin domain-containing protein translates to MKTVIPDLLAYETVFRFEGGVIDLVEIEPLARYKPVIHHKTDEVYVLIKGEISYYIDGVRHDFEKGDVFKVPRGVPHGFINFKKESAAILSILFPRYDPEDVVESDAEDVRFREDLEKLTNRS, encoded by the coding sequence ATGAAGACGGTCATCCCCGATTTGCTTGCCTATGAAACGGTGTTTCGCTTCGAGGGCGGCGTGATCGATCTGGTCGAGATCGAACCGTTGGCCCGCTATAAACCCGTCATTCACCACAAAACGGACGAGGTTTACGTATTGATCAAAGGCGAAATTTCCTATTATATCGACGGCGTCAGGCACGATTTCGAGAAGGGCGACGTCTTTAAAGTCCCGCGCGGCGTTCCGCACGGTTTTATCAATTTCAAGAAGGAGAGCGCGGCCATTCTGTCGATCCTCTTTCCCCGCTACGATCCCGAGGACGTCGTCGAATCGGACGCGGAAGACGTTCGCTTTCGCGAGGACCTGGAGAAACTGACGAACCGAAGCTAG